In Streptomyces violaceusniger Tu 4113, one DNA window encodes the following:
- a CDS encoding Wzz/FepE/Etk N-terminal domain-containing protein: MTTSKTSESSASVPLLDLQALVVAVRRRRRLWCSLALLGLLVGAALAVLLPPPPTAVTKVLVAHKEDQPNDTGTLIRTDVALLHTTRIADKALQSLKSPEKPEDFMQDYRGTGLTNNLLQITVTGDSDAQAVARAKALADAFVADHMRRMRDTAKAESKALLDQRDRMRDELVQVNKEIGERSPESDPKASAGIESLFARRAELNSRIAEFDQRAAEARTGTPKVVSGTQIVDDPRAVRYSLPKAAVTDAAIGLVLGLVLGLALAAVGTVVADRPVLRREIAANLGASVIAELPRRSGRRWQRRRTRAARTRLTASLARTVRDSAEPVSLLELGCARSTSEIALDVARALAADGPVVIVDGLPGPQLAGRRPKPGDPTVVGGERAAAVPDRERRLGVGSVAPGTAWTDLRYLGTETVLVVRAGHGSAAWLHTVARQLADQRIPVIGVVLIDPDPRDRTDGTLWDGPHIALRGHGERPARQNVQGRPRTERLPMWAARVPDSDQEVQ; encoded by the coding sequence GTGACGACGAGCAAGACTTCGGAGTCGTCGGCCTCCGTTCCGCTGCTGGACCTGCAGGCGCTGGTGGTGGCGGTGCGCAGGCGCCGCCGCCTGTGGTGCTCCTTGGCGCTGCTGGGGCTGCTGGTCGGCGCGGCGTTGGCGGTCCTGCTGCCGCCGCCGCCGACCGCGGTGACCAAGGTGCTGGTCGCGCACAAGGAGGACCAGCCGAACGACACCGGAACGCTGATCCGCACCGACGTGGCACTGCTGCACACCACGCGGATCGCCGACAAGGCCCTGCAGTCCCTCAAGTCCCCGGAAAAACCTGAAGACTTCATGCAGGACTACCGGGGTACCGGCTTGACCAACAACCTGCTGCAGATCACTGTGACCGGCGACAGCGACGCGCAGGCGGTGGCCCGCGCCAAGGCGCTGGCCGACGCGTTCGTCGCGGACCATATGCGGCGGATGCGGGACACCGCGAAGGCCGAGTCCAAGGCCCTGCTCGACCAGCGTGACCGTATGCGGGACGAACTCGTCCAGGTCAACAAGGAGATCGGAGAGCGATCGCCGGAGAGCGATCCGAAAGCGTCGGCGGGCATCGAGTCGCTCTTCGCCCGCCGCGCCGAGCTCAACTCGCGGATCGCCGAATTCGACCAGCGCGCCGCGGAGGCGCGCACCGGCACGCCCAAGGTCGTCTCTGGCACGCAGATCGTGGACGACCCGCGCGCGGTGCGGTACTCCCTGCCCAAGGCCGCCGTCACCGACGCCGCGATCGGGCTCGTCCTCGGGCTCGTCCTCGGGCTCGCGCTGGCCGCGGTCGGCACGGTGGTGGCGGACCGCCCCGTGCTGCGCCGGGAGATCGCGGCGAACCTCGGCGCCTCCGTCATCGCGGAGCTGCCGCGCCGGTCGGGCAGGCGGTGGCAGCGCCGACGCACCCGGGCGGCACGGACAAGGCTCACCGCGTCCCTGGCCCGCACCGTGCGCGACTCCGCGGAACCGGTGTCGCTGCTGGAACTGGGCTGTGCGCGCAGCACGAGCGAGATCGCCCTGGACGTCGCCAGGGCACTGGCGGCGGACGGCCCAGTGGTCATCGTCGATGGGCTGCCCGGCCCGCAGCTCGCAGGCCGCCGCCCGAAGCCAGGCGACCCGACCGTGGTCGGCGGCGAGCGTGCCGCGGCCGTGCCGGATCGGGAGCGCCGGCTCGGAGTCGGCTCGGTCGCGCCCGGCACGGCGTGGACCGACCTCCGGTACCTCGGCACCGAGACCGTGCTCGTCGTGCGTGCCGGGCACGGCAGCGCCGCATGGCTGCACACCGTGGCGCGGCAGCTCGCGGACCAGCGCATTCCGGTGATCGGTGTGGTGTTGATCGACCCCGATCCGCGTGACCGGACCGACGGCACGTTGTGGGACGGGCCGCACATCGCGCTGCGGGGCCATGGCGAGCGGCCGGCCCGGCAGAACGTGCAGGGCCGGCCACGGACGGAGCGGCTGCCGATGTGGGCCGCACGGGTCCCGGACAGCGACCAGGAGGTGCAGTAG
- the asnB gene encoding asparagine synthase (glutamine-hydrolyzing): protein MCGIAGTYRWPDGKVVTDRLTDTLAHRGPDGAGRYSHRAGDGEVHLGHRRLAIIDLSGTGAQPMVSDGLALTYNGELYNAPELRAELAAAGVRFRGTSDTEVLLEAWRRWGTDCLPRLRGMFAFGIFDERTGDLVLARDQLGIKPLFLLRRGAGLVFASELKALAAATGGSLEVDHAALVASLLYYWVPDSRCAFREAEKLPPGNWLRFRADGRVERGRFWDLKAVAAEGRERALAGEQPDVGAIVEESTRRHLLSDVPVATFLSGGLDSSYLTALAARDRPGISAYTIGFRAEDARFEAMPDDLRHARRVAEQFGVDLHEIEIAPNVLDLLPQMTYHLDEPIGDPAAINTFLICSAAREAGVKVMLSGMGADELFAGYRKHLANLLALRYQRVPRPLRRGVSAAVDRLPVATSRRGYRSVRFAKRFLSFADLPEETAFRRSYTMYDQDELLALIDPDLAGTVEDVLTEHADIYQDNDLDDFVNRMCLGDARMFLPGLNLTYTDRSSMAASTEVRVPYVDVEVVKAAFAVPGDRKIVGRQGKAVLKEAAASILPREIVYRPKGLFSAPLRAWMSRDLAPLVREVVGDGVLVRSGFLRRDALARMVAEDAAGQRDFSKHLWHVLTLEYWYRDATSGSGQSTRLTA, encoded by the coding sequence ATGTGTGGCATCGCAGGCACGTACCGATGGCCGGACGGGAAGGTCGTGACCGACCGGCTCACCGACACCCTCGCCCACCGCGGTCCGGACGGGGCGGGCCGGTACAGCCACCGCGCCGGTGACGGCGAAGTACACCTCGGGCACCGCCGGCTGGCCATCATCGACCTGTCCGGGACCGGCGCCCAGCCGATGGTCTCGGACGGCCTCGCCCTGACGTACAACGGCGAGCTGTACAACGCGCCCGAGCTGCGTGCCGAGCTGGCGGCCGCCGGGGTGCGCTTCCGCGGTACTTCCGACACCGAGGTGCTGCTCGAGGCCTGGCGGCGCTGGGGCACGGACTGCCTGCCCCGGCTGCGCGGCATGTTCGCGTTCGGGATCTTCGACGAGCGCACCGGTGACCTGGTACTCGCCCGCGACCAGCTCGGCATCAAGCCGCTGTTCCTGCTCCGGCGCGGTGCGGGCCTGGTGTTCGCCTCCGAGCTCAAGGCACTCGCCGCCGCCACCGGCGGGTCGCTGGAGGTGGACCATGCGGCGCTGGTGGCCTCGCTGCTGTACTACTGGGTGCCGGACTCACGGTGCGCGTTCCGCGAGGCGGAGAAGCTGCCGCCGGGGAACTGGCTGCGATTCCGGGCCGACGGCCGGGTGGAGCGCGGCCGGTTCTGGGACCTGAAGGCCGTCGCCGCCGAGGGGCGGGAGCGGGCCCTGGCCGGCGAGCAGCCGGATGTCGGTGCCATCGTCGAGGAGTCGACTCGGCGCCACCTGCTCTCCGACGTACCCGTGGCGACCTTCCTCTCCGGCGGTCTTGACTCCAGCTACCTGACCGCGCTGGCGGCCCGCGACCGACCCGGGATCTCCGCGTACACGATCGGGTTCCGCGCCGAGGACGCCAGGTTCGAGGCGATGCCGGACGACCTGCGCCATGCCCGGCGGGTGGCCGAGCAGTTCGGCGTCGACCTGCATGAGATCGAGATCGCTCCGAACGTGCTCGACCTGCTGCCGCAGATGACGTACCACCTGGACGAGCCGATCGGCGATCCCGCCGCGATCAACACCTTCCTGATCTGCTCGGCCGCCCGGGAGGCCGGGGTCAAGGTGATGCTCTCGGGGATGGGTGCCGACGAGCTGTTCGCCGGCTACCGCAAGCACCTGGCCAATCTGCTTGCGCTGCGCTACCAGCGCGTCCCGCGGCCCCTGCGGCGCGGGGTGTCCGCGGCCGTGGACCGGCTGCCGGTCGCCACGTCCCGCCGGGGGTACCGGTCGGTGCGCTTCGCGAAGCGGTTCCTCTCCTTCGCCGATCTGCCGGAGGAGACCGCGTTCCGGCGCAGCTACACCATGTACGACCAGGACGAGCTGCTCGCCCTGATCGACCCGGACCTGGCCGGGACGGTCGAGGACGTGCTGACCGAACATGCGGACATCTACCAGGACAATGACCTCGACGACTTCGTCAACCGCATGTGTCTGGGCGACGCCCGGATGTTCCTGCCGGGCCTGAACCTCACGTACACGGACCGCTCCAGCATGGCCGCGTCGACCGAGGTGCGGGTGCCGTACGTGGACGTCGAGGTGGTCAAGGCGGCGTTCGCCGTGCCCGGCGATCGCAAGATCGTCGGACGGCAGGGCAAGGCCGTACTCAAGGAGGCGGCCGCCTCGATCCTGCCCCGGGAGATCGTGTACCGGCCCAAGGGCCTGTTCAGCGCCCCGCTGCGGGCCTGGATGAGCCGGGATCTGGCACCGCTGGTGCGCGAGGTGGTGGGCGACGGCGTGCTCGTCCGTTCCGGGTTCCTGCGCCGCGACGCGCTGGCGCGGATGGTCGCCGAGGACGCCGCCGGACAGCGGGACTTCTCCAAACATCTGTGGCATGTGCTGACCCTCGAGTACTGGTATCGCGACGCGACCTCTGGGTCCGGCCAGAGCACTCGGTTAACGGCTTAG
- a CDS encoding bi-domain-containing oxidoreductase — translation MKQVVQNYKSGELAVLDVPVPGCKPGGVLVRSAYSLISTGTELMKVSEAGMSMLGKARSRPDQVAKVMQSVATNGVPATYRKLMGKLDSYTPLGYSLCGVVEQVGAGIDDVKVGDLVACAGNEHALHAELNWVPKNLYARVPDGLAPRHAAFGTVGSIAMQGVRQGESRLGEVALVIGLGLIGQLVVQLLTASGVRVVGADPDPVRCDLAERLGAVACGDPASAAVETAVAELTGGHGVDQVYLAAGGGSNQPVELAARLCRDRGRVVDIGKCRLDLPWNAYYEKELDVRFSRSYGPGRYDPEYELEGRDYPIGYVRWTERRNLACFLDLLAHGNVDVEPLVSHIADFDDAVETYQRLKDGDLKAVAVLFRYPEPAQETGEAAAPAVAVPAVKPRGGGASSPARALPTPVRLAFVGAGNYATSMLLPHLAPRDGVVLSTVVTTTALSAANAQRKFGFAEATTDLDAVLGDPSIDAVFVVTRHSSHAELTRRALLAGKPVFVEKPLALTEDELTGVLAAVEESGNDRLQVGFNRRFAPLLQEARKRFGARTGPANLRYLVNAGRLAHGSWYLQQGTEGSRFAGEGGHFIDTASWLLDSDPVSVYAVATSGNEDLQIVLRYPDGSAATISYVTTGPAGFPKETLDLVADGKALRLDDFVRAAVYDGGRKRWISSRLPKARDKGQSAELAAFIKAVRTGGPMPVPLESLVATTAATLAVRTGLAGGAPVTLARAR, via the coding sequence GTGAAACAGGTTGTGCAGAACTACAAGAGCGGCGAGCTGGCGGTGCTCGACGTGCCGGTGCCGGGGTGCAAGCCGGGCGGTGTGCTGGTCCGCAGCGCCTACTCGCTGATCTCCACCGGGACCGAGCTCATGAAGGTGTCCGAGGCCGGCATGTCGATGCTGGGCAAGGCCCGCTCCCGGCCCGACCAGGTGGCCAAGGTCATGCAGAGCGTGGCCACCAACGGGGTGCCCGCCACCTACCGCAAGCTGATGGGCAAGCTGGACTCCTACACGCCGCTGGGCTACTCGCTGTGCGGGGTGGTCGAGCAGGTCGGCGCCGGGATCGACGATGTGAAGGTCGGCGATCTGGTGGCCTGCGCCGGCAATGAGCACGCGCTGCACGCCGAGCTGAACTGGGTGCCGAAGAACCTCTACGCCCGGGTGCCGGACGGCCTCGCGCCGCGGCACGCGGCCTTCGGCACCGTCGGGTCGATCGCGATGCAGGGCGTCCGCCAGGGCGAGTCTCGGCTCGGCGAGGTGGCGCTGGTCATCGGCCTCGGGCTGATCGGGCAACTGGTGGTGCAGCTCCTCACCGCCTCGGGGGTCCGTGTCGTCGGGGCCGACCCCGACCCGGTGCGCTGCGACCTCGCGGAGCGCCTGGGTGCTGTGGCCTGCGGCGATCCCGCGTCCGCGGCCGTGGAGACTGCCGTCGCCGAGCTCACCGGCGGCCACGGCGTGGACCAGGTGTATCTGGCCGCCGGCGGCGGCAGCAACCAGCCCGTCGAGCTGGCCGCCCGGCTCTGCCGGGACCGCGGCCGGGTCGTCGACATCGGCAAGTGCCGCCTGGACCTGCCGTGGAACGCGTACTACGAGAAAGAGCTCGACGTCCGGTTCTCCCGCAGTTACGGCCCCGGTCGCTACGACCCGGAGTACGAGCTGGAGGGGCGGGACTACCCGATCGGCTACGTGCGCTGGACCGAGCGCCGCAACCTGGCGTGCTTCCTCGATCTCCTCGCCCACGGCAATGTCGACGTGGAGCCGTTGGTCTCCCACATCGCCGACTTCGACGACGCCGTCGAGACGTACCAGCGCCTGAAGGACGGCGACCTGAAGGCCGTGGCCGTGCTGTTCCGGTATCCCGAACCCGCGCAGGAAACGGGGGAAGCGGCGGCCCCGGCGGTGGCCGTGCCCGCGGTGAAGCCACGCGGCGGTGGAGCGTCCAGCCCGGCCCGGGCCCTCCCGACGCCGGTGCGCCTCGCTTTCGTCGGCGCGGGAAACTATGCGACGTCGATGCTGCTGCCGCATCTGGCACCGCGCGACGGAGTCGTGTTGTCGACCGTCGTCACCACGACGGCGCTGTCCGCGGCCAACGCGCAGCGGAAGTTCGGCTTCGCCGAGGCGACGACCGATCTCGACGCCGTGCTCGGCGACCCGTCCATCGACGCGGTGTTCGTGGTCACCCGGCACAGCTCACACGCCGAACTGACCCGAAGGGCACTGCTGGCCGGCAAGCCCGTGTTCGTGGAGAAGCCCCTGGCCCTCACCGAGGACGAACTGACCGGCGTGCTCGCGGCGGTGGAGGAGTCCGGCAACGACCGGCTGCAGGTGGGCTTCAATCGCCGGTTCGCGCCGCTGCTGCAGGAGGCCAGGAAGCGGTTCGGCGCCCGGACCGGTCCGGCGAACCTCCGCTACCTGGTCAACGCGGGCCGCCTCGCGCACGGCAGTTGGTACCTCCAGCAAGGCACCGAGGGCTCGCGGTTCGCCGGCGAGGGCGGACACTTCATCGACACGGCGAGCTGGCTGCTCGATTCCGACCCGGTCTCGGTGTACGCGGTCGCCACCTCCGGCAACGAGGACCTGCAGATCGTGCTGCGCTACCCGGACGGGTCCGCCGCCACCATCAGCTACGTCACCACCGGCCCGGCCGGCTTCCCCAAGGAGACGCTGGACCTGGTCGCCGATGGCAAGGCGCTGCGGCTCGACGACTTCGTCCGTGCCGCTGTTTACGATGGCGGCCGCAAGCGGTGGATCAGTTCGCGGCTGCCCAAGGCCCGGGACAAGGGCCAGTCCGCCGAGCTGGCCGCGTTCATCAAGGCCGTGCGGACCGGCGGGCCGATGCCGGTGCCGCTGGAGTCGCTGGTCGCCACCACGGCGGCCACCCTCGCCGTGCGGACCGGCCTGGCCGGCGGTGCGCCGGTGACGTTGGCGAGGGCGCGATGA
- a CDS encoding heparinase II/III family protein: MTVNSGSLGWYLRRLSRMGPQEVAGRAGDAVRRRRWRSARPDCPSVTGARFTAVLPAGTIAAVPPDAAKRLIAEADRLMYGHAEYFGVVRDDLADPDWWCDPKTGRRAPWGYSFNLPYRNEDAVGDIKQIWELSRHQYLTVLAAAYAITGDERYAERVAAHLRSWWAANPPLRGVHWISGIELGIRLLSWVWIRRLLDGWPGAAGLFEGNPVALNQIWHHQRWLAAFPSRGSSANNHVIAEAAGQFAAACAFGWFPASARWRAGALRSLERHLRGNTFDSGLNRELATEYHGLVLELGLAAVAEADAARVPVPASIRLLLLRMTDALAAVVDSRLRPPRQGDADDGHGLVVDGAGTDRWASLLATGDAVFSRLAWWPEVTGTDVRTPLLAALIRPYSKIAAAPVVTRPPSRPGHFADAGLTVLRGPGEIWCRCDGGPHGFLSIAAHAHADALSVEVRHDGVDVLADPGTFCYHGQPEWRQYFRSTLGHNTLQLDGGDQSVSGGPFLWTRHARSRVLTADTSDTSDGGTARWCAEHDGYQQSVHRRRVELATASQELRVVDKVRGPRRDVRLAFHLGPAIAADLVGNRAVLTWTRDGEGRSAVLDLPGQLSWRAHRGETDPPLGWYSAGFGRKEPATTLVGTGFADGTALLGEFTTVLRFRG; this comes from the coding sequence ATGACGGTGAACTCGGGGAGTTTGGGCTGGTACCTGCGGCGGCTGTCCCGGATGGGGCCGCAGGAGGTCGCGGGCCGGGCGGGCGACGCGGTGCGCAGGCGGCGGTGGCGGTCGGCGCGGCCGGACTGCCCGAGCGTGACCGGTGCCCGGTTCACCGCGGTACTGCCCGCCGGGACGATCGCCGCGGTGCCACCGGACGCCGCGAAACGCCTCATCGCCGAGGCGGACCGGCTGATGTACGGGCACGCCGAGTACTTCGGGGTGGTCCGCGACGATCTGGCCGACCCGGACTGGTGGTGCGACCCGAAGACCGGGCGCCGGGCTCCGTGGGGCTACTCCTTCAACCTGCCGTACCGGAACGAGGACGCGGTCGGCGACATCAAGCAGATCTGGGAGCTGTCCCGGCATCAGTACCTCACCGTGCTCGCCGCCGCCTACGCGATCACTGGGGACGAGCGGTACGCCGAGCGCGTGGCCGCGCACCTGCGGTCGTGGTGGGCGGCCAACCCACCGCTGCGCGGCGTGCACTGGATCAGCGGCATCGAGCTGGGGATCCGGTTGCTGTCCTGGGTGTGGATCCGCCGACTGCTCGACGGCTGGCCGGGCGCGGCTGGGCTGTTCGAGGGAAACCCGGTGGCGCTGAACCAGATCTGGCACCACCAGCGCTGGCTGGCCGCCTTCCCCAGCCGGGGATCCTCGGCGAACAACCACGTCATCGCCGAGGCCGCTGGGCAGTTCGCCGCGGCCTGCGCGTTCGGCTGGTTTCCCGCCTCGGCGCGCTGGCGGGCCGGCGCGCTGCGGTCGCTGGAGCGGCATCTGCGCGGCAACACCTTCGACTCCGGCCTCAACCGCGAGCTGGCCACCGAGTATCACGGACTGGTACTGGAGCTCGGCCTGGCCGCGGTGGCCGAGGCGGATGCCGCCCGCGTGCCGGTCCCCGCGTCCATCCGGCTGCTGCTGCTGCGGATGACCGACGCGCTCGCGGCCGTCGTGGACAGCCGGTTACGTCCGCCGCGCCAGGGGGACGCGGACGACGGGCACGGTCTGGTCGTGGACGGCGCGGGCACCGACCGCTGGGCCTCGCTGCTGGCCACCGGGGACGCCGTGTTCAGCCGGCTCGCCTGGTGGCCGGAAGTGACCGGTACCGATGTGCGTACCCCGCTGCTGGCCGCGCTCATCCGGCCGTACTCGAAGATCGCGGCCGCACCGGTCGTGACCCGCCCGCCAAGCCGACCGGGCCACTTCGCCGACGCGGGGCTCACCGTCCTGCGCGGTCCGGGAGAGATCTGGTGCCGCTGCGACGGTGGTCCGCACGGTTTCCTGTCCATCGCCGCACATGCCCACGCGGACGCGCTGTCCGTGGAGGTCCGGCACGACGGGGTCGACGTGCTCGCCGACCCGGGGACGTTCTGCTACCACGGGCAACCCGAGTGGCGGCAGTACTTCCGGTCGACCCTCGGCCACAACACCCTGCAATTGGATGGCGGTGACCAGTCCGTCTCCGGCGGCCCGTTCCTGTGGACCCGGCATGCCCGCAGCCGTGTCCTGACCGCGGACACATCGGACACCTCCGACGGGGGGACGGCCCGCTGGTGTGCCGAGCACGACGGTTACCAGCAGTCCGTGCACCGCCGCCGGGTGGAACTGGCGACCGCGAGTCAGGAGTTGAGGGTGGTCGACAAGGTGCGCGGTCCGCGCCGGGACGTACGCCTGGCGTTCCACCTCGGCCCGGCGATCGCCGCGGACCTGGTGGGGAACCGGGCAGTGCTCACCTGGACCCGGGACGGCGAGGGGCGTTCCGCGGTGCTCGACCTGCCCGGGCAACTGTCCTGGCGGGCGCATCGCGGCGAGACCGACCCGCCGCTGGGCTGGTACTCCGCCGGATTCGGGCGCAAGGAACCTGCCACCACGCTGGTCGGCACCGGCTTCGCCGACGGCACTGCGCTGTTGGGGGAGTTCACCACCGTGCTCAGGTTCCGCGGCTAG
- a CDS encoding right-handed parallel beta-helix repeat-containing protein codes for MGIKRRHWALAAPLALALLAATGCESTPGARAKPTAVPSTSVARVCAKPAAGPARAPAGAVTVDPAVAGDLAAKTKGSPRNTTFWLRPGKHRLEPDRYAQVIPKEGDRYLGAPGAVLDGRKKNQYAFGGTARNVTIRYLTVRGFVAPHDEGVVNHDSADGWVIEHATIRNNSGAGLMAGARQQVRASCLRDNGQYGMNAYKAKGRISGLVVEGNEIVGNNTGDWERRREGCGCTGGIKFWAVNGADIRGNWVHDNRGTGLWADTNNNDFRIENNVLEANDGAALIYETSYNAVIRKNTIRRNNWVEGRRYADRGDTFPYPTVYLSESGGEPRIRARTDKIEIYRNVLENNWSGITLWENADRFCNSPANTSSGDCTLLVKNTDRCAQPAIATAPLYADCRWKTQRVDIHKNRFVLDKSVVDCTGKCDRMAVLANYGTYPDWSPYQGERVAEAITRKQHNRWHDNVYLGPWKFVAHDPSRILDSWQWQGTPYQQDAGSTFRARDGG; via the coding sequence GTGGGGATCAAGAGGCGGCACTGGGCGTTGGCGGCACCGCTGGCGCTGGCCCTGCTGGCGGCGACCGGCTGTGAGAGCACGCCGGGCGCCCGGGCGAAGCCGACCGCTGTGCCATCCACGTCCGTGGCGCGGGTGTGCGCCAAGCCCGCGGCCGGGCCGGCGAGGGCGCCGGCGGGCGCGGTGACGGTCGACCCCGCGGTGGCCGGTGACCTGGCCGCGAAGACCAAGGGCAGCCCCCGGAACACCACGTTCTGGCTTCGACCGGGCAAGCACAGGCTCGAGCCCGACCGCTACGCCCAGGTCATCCCCAAGGAGGGGGACCGCTACCTCGGTGCGCCGGGCGCGGTGCTCGACGGCCGGAAGAAGAACCAGTACGCGTTCGGCGGTACTGCCCGCAACGTCACCATCCGCTACCTGACCGTGCGGGGTTTCGTCGCGCCGCACGACGAGGGCGTGGTCAACCATGACTCGGCCGACGGGTGGGTGATCGAGCACGCGACGATCCGGAACAACTCAGGTGCCGGGCTGATGGCCGGTGCCCGCCAGCAGGTCCGCGCGAGCTGCCTGCGCGACAACGGTCAGTACGGCATGAACGCGTACAAGGCCAAAGGCCGTATCAGCGGCCTGGTGGTCGAGGGCAACGAGATCGTGGGCAACAACACCGGCGACTGGGAGCGGCGGCGGGAGGGCTGCGGCTGCACCGGAGGCATCAAGTTCTGGGCCGTCAACGGCGCCGACATACGCGGCAACTGGGTACACGACAACCGCGGAACAGGGTTGTGGGCGGACACCAACAACAACGACTTCCGCATCGAGAACAACGTGCTCGAGGCCAACGACGGTGCCGCGCTGATCTACGAGACCAGCTACAACGCGGTCATCCGGAAGAACACGATCCGGCGGAACAACTGGGTCGAGGGCCGCAGGTACGCCGACCGCGGCGACACCTTCCCGTATCCGACCGTCTACCTGTCCGAGTCCGGCGGCGAACCACGGATCCGAGCCCGCACGGACAAGATCGAGATCTACCGGAACGTGCTGGAGAACAACTGGTCGGGGATCACTCTGTGGGAAAACGCCGACCGGTTCTGCAACAGCCCGGCCAACACCTCCTCCGGTGACTGCACGCTGCTGGTGAAGAACACCGACCGCTGCGCACAGCCGGCGATCGCCACCGCACCGCTCTACGCCGACTGCCGGTGGAAGACCCAGCGGGTGGACATCCACAAGAACCGCTTCGTGCTGGACAAGTCCGTCGTCGACTGCACGGGGAAGTGCGACCGAATGGCGGTACTGGCCAACTACGGCACCTATCCGGACTGGTCGCCGTACCAGGGTGAGCGGGTGGCCGAGGCGATCACCCGCAAGCAGCACAACCGCTGGCACGACAACGTCTACCTCGGACCATGGAAATTCGTCGCCCACGACCCGAGCCGGATACTCGACTCCTGGCAGTGGCAGGGCACGCCGTACCAGCAGGACGCGGGCAGCACCTTCCGCGCACGGGACGGTGGCTGA
- a CDS encoding membrane protein, whose protein sequence is MSTDHASHTSKVVGTVWGLLVLNTLGSAGAKTIIPLPRSLIQMVTMGALVAAFALALAVNLRLRIRASACLFLLTLLLVPSVISSADLESGFGALFRCARLALFIGTLWLLSRWWDGGLTFVRHHIRMYFAVLGSVAAGLVVSPGAAMPELYGGRLVGALWPLTPPQIGQYAAVIIGLTVLLVLGRRTDKAGATVVIVPSLVLLALTHTRTATLGLFIGLALAIGSLILTSAAARRFFAWAVLCAAVAAVAFASALQAWFLRGQSKENFSNLTGRAKVWDALLAAPRSTSEKLFGVGLGDKSFGGLPIDNSWLAVYHEQGLIGVTLVSAIIIVLGGVALLRPPSLQRACAIFLISYCAIASYTEAGLGDASPYLLHLALAASLLAAPAAATPLSTPELPRRHIPRWARRSEVP, encoded by the coding sequence ATGAGCACCGACCACGCGTCGCACACCTCGAAGGTCGTCGGGACGGTCTGGGGGCTGCTGGTCCTCAACACGCTCGGCTCCGCCGGGGCGAAGACCATCATCCCGCTGCCCCGCTCCCTCATCCAGATGGTCACCATGGGTGCGCTGGTCGCCGCGTTCGCGCTGGCGCTCGCAGTCAATCTCCGGCTGCGCATCCGAGCCAGCGCCTGCTTGTTCCTGCTCACCCTGCTGCTGGTGCCGAGCGTGATCTCCAGCGCGGACCTGGAGTCCGGGTTCGGTGCGCTGTTCCGCTGCGCCCGGCTGGCTCTCTTCATCGGCACGCTGTGGCTGCTCAGCCGCTGGTGGGACGGCGGCCTGACGTTCGTCCGACACCACATCCGGATGTACTTCGCGGTGCTCGGGTCGGTGGCCGCCGGCCTGGTCGTCTCACCGGGCGCGGCCATGCCCGAGCTCTACGGCGGGCGGCTGGTCGGCGCGTTGTGGCCGCTCACCCCGCCGCAGATCGGACAGTACGCCGCGGTGATCATCGGGCTCACCGTGCTGCTCGTGCTGGGCCGCCGGACCGACAAGGCCGGCGCCACGGTGGTCATCGTGCCGTCACTCGTCCTGCTCGCGTTGACCCATACCCGGACGGCCACGCTCGGCCTGTTCATCGGGTTGGCGTTGGCGATCGGCTCGCTCATCCTGACCAGCGCCGCCGCCCGCCGGTTCTTCGCCTGGGCGGTGCTGTGCGCCGCGGTGGCCGCGGTGGCGTTCGCCTCCGCGCTGCAAGCGTGGTTCCTGCGCGGACAGAGCAAGGAGAACTTCTCCAACCTCACCGGTCGGGCCAAGGTCTGGGACGCCCTGCTGGCCGCGCCCCGGTCGACCTCGGAGAAGTTGTTCGGCGTGGGCCTGGGCGACAAGTCGTTCGGCGGGCTGCCGATCGACAACAGCTGGCTGGCCGTTTACCACGAGCAGGGTCTGATCGGCGTCACCCTCGTCTCGGCGATCATCATCGTGCTGGGCGGCGTCGCGTTGCTGCGGCCACCATCGCTGCAGAGGGCCTGCGCGATCTTCCTGATCAGCTACTGCGCCATCGCGTCGTACACCGAGGCCGGGCTGGGCGACGCCTCGCCGTATCTGCTGCATCTGGCCCTGGCCGCCTCGCTGTTGGCGGCACCCGCCGCGGCGACTCCCCTCTCGACGCCCGAACTCCCCCGACGACACATCCCCCGCTGGGCCCGTAGATCGGAGGTTCCTTGA